The genome window TTGCGGGGTGCGGCGTCACAGGTGACCAGTTGCCGCTTCAACAAAACTTCAGAGGGAGAATTTTATGATGCGGAATGCAGTGTGCGCAGTCGTGGCGGCGGCGTTCTTGATGATGAGCGTGGATGCGATGGCTCAATATAGCGGCCACCGGGGCTCGAAGGACGAGCAGGAAGCGTGCAAGCCCGACGTCTATCGCCTCTGCGCCGAGTTTGTGATGCCGCCGCAGGAAGACAAGATCGTCGCCTGCCTGAAGTCGAAGCGGAAGGAACTTAGCTCCGCTTGCAAGAAGGTGATCGACTAATTTCGTCGAATATAAATCTGGTTCAAGGCTTTCTGGGGAGGAGGCCTTGAATTTCATGGCTTCTTTTTGACAAGTGCTCTACTGAGAGCGCTGCTAGGCAGCGCGACTTCTTGCCATTGACGTCATTTTTCACGCTTCGATAGCTGCCGAAGGCACGAAGCGGGGTAGGTTTTTATGAGTTCGAAGCTAGACAATTGCTCTGTCGTCATGGCTCATCCTGATGACGAAGTGCTCTGGGCGAGTTCGGTCCTTTCCTCCGCCGCAAAAATCATTTTATGCTTCGGCGATTCGTCCAAGCCCCGCATCGGGCATGCCCGACGACTCGCCATGAAGGATTTCCCCCTCAATACGCTTGAGTTTCTGGATCTGACGGAAGCTCGCGTTTCGAACCGCGCCAGATGGCCTAATCCACAGCCAAGCAGCGCCGGCTTGAAGATATCGCGACGTATGTACGATCTATATAATCGTGCGGAACAAGCTTACGAAACAAATTTTTCGCGTCTTTGCTCGGAGTTTTCTGTTCGATTATCAGGAGTTGATGATGTCATCACGCATAATCCTTGGGGCGAATACGGCCACGAGGAGCATGTTCAAGTCTTTAAAGCGGTAGTCCATGCGCAGGCAAAGCTTGGATATCGGATCTGGGTGACAAACTACGTCAGCGAAAGATCTCTGCAGTTGATGCTCAGTCAGGCAGATCAAATAGGGCAATCAACCGAGCCGATGAAGACGGACACACATCTTTCGAAGGAGCTGAAGCAGTTATACGAGCGTTGTGGATGCTGGACATGGCCCCAGAGACATATTTGGCCAAGTTATGAAATGTATTACGAGTTGGCGCCAGAAAAGCGCTCGCCACGTTGGGTGTCTACGCTTAATTTTGTCGGCAAAGAGGGAAAACTGCGACCGGCAGATGCTGCCCTAGCTCTGAAAGATGGATGATGACCACGATCTATGTAGCCGTTCTAGCCTATGTACGGCCCGTCGAGGAAATTGACGCGCAGATGCAGGCGCACGTCGCATGGCTGCGCAAAGGGTACGAAGACGGCGTGTTCCTGGCTTCGGGGCGGCGCATTCCACGCACCGGCGGCGTAATTCTGGCGCGCGGAGACAGCCTTGAAGCGATCGAATCGCGGCTGAGCGAAGACCCGTTTCAGCGGTTGGGCCTTGCCAAGGTCGAAATCATCCCGTTTCAGGCGAGCATGACCGCAGAAGCGTTGAAAGGCATTGTCTGACGCGAAGCGGTGAAGTTCAAGACATGACGGCGCGGCGGGAAAAAATTCAGGCGAGCGACCGTTGGCGCCCAATGCGAGGGCTCTGATGTCGAAATCGACGCGTGCGACGAAGATGCTTGAGAAGGCCGGGATCGTCTTCACCGTGCACACCTACGAATACGATCCCAACGCCGACCGGATCGGCATGCAGGCGGCGGAGGCCCTCGACGAGATGCCCGCGCGCGTGCTCAAGACCTTGATGGCGCTCGTCGACGACAAGCCGGTTCTCGTGATCGTGCCTTCGGACCACGAGGTATCGATGAAGAAACTCGCGGCCGCGTTTGGTGGCAAGTCGGCACACATGATGAAGCCGGCGGATGCGGAGCGTATCTCGGGCTACAAGGTCGGCGGCATCAGTCCGTTCGGTCAGATGAGGAAGCTTTCCGCCGCCATCGAAGAGCAGGCGATGATGCAAGACCTCATTTTTATCAATGGAGGCCAGCGCGGATTGCAGGTGCGGCTTGCCCCGCACGATGCAGCGAAGGTGCTGAACGCTGTCGTTGCGCCGCTAGTGGCTTAGGTCGCCTTTCGTTAAATCGCACTCGGTTTGACGCAGATAAGCTGATCGACACCCGAAACAACGTCTGCTGCGTCTGATTTCTGATTTATGGCACGGCGCTTTAAAGCCGCTCCGTAGAAGTGATCGCAGTTTTGCGTTAACCCATGCTGCTACGGCGGGCGCTCGTTTCCGTTAAAAGTCTCCGATCTTGCCGCATTTCACGTTGAGCGCAAAAAGTCTGCTGGTCGGAGCCAAGACCGCAGGACGCGCCATGATCAGGGCCGTGCGCCTGCTCGCGCGAATACGAAATCGGCCGAGGGCGCGCCGAATTACACCAAAGGAGGTGATGATAAGTTAGGCTTTCGAATTTAGCCTAGACGGAACTGCAAGCCTCCAGCTCGTGTTTATAGATACGGCATGCAGAGAAAGGAAGGCGTTCATGGCACTTCGGATCGGCACCGAAAAAGGGCTTCCGGCAGAATTTTTCAAAGAAGCGGCGCTGCCTTGGATAAAAAGAAGCCGCCCCAAACTTTCGTCGGGACGGCGCTTTGCAAAATATACTGAAGCTTGCGTGCCTCAGCCGCCAGCAGCGACGCCGAGCTCGAACTGGCCGGCAACGGCGATACGGCCGCGCCAAAGCTGGCACCAGTCGTAACCGTTACGCAGACCCATTTCGTTCCAGAGCGTGCGAAGAGACTTCACGAGGTGCTCCATCTGGGCTTCGTTGTGCAACGGCCCAGGTGTGAGACGGATGCGCTCGGTGCCGCGTGACACCGTCGGGTAGTTGATGGGCTGCACATAGATACCGAAACGGTCGAGCAGCTGGTCGGTGAGCTGCTTGCACTGCACGGGATCACCGACGAGCACGGGAACGATGTGGCTCGGCGTATGCATCACAGGGAGATTTTCGAGAGCGAGGCGTTCCTTCAGAAGCGCCGCGTTGAGCTGATGCTTCTCGCGTTCCACGTTGCTCTGCTTGAGGTGGCGAACGCTGGCGATCGCGCCCGCGCAGATCACAGGGGCAAGCGATGTCGAGAAGATGAAGCCAGGCGCGTAGGAGCGGATCGCGTCGATCACCTTCGACGTGGAGGCGATATAGCCGCCCATCAGGCCGAAGCCCTTCGCAAGCGTCGCTTCGATGATGTCGACGCGGTGCATCGCATTGTCGCGCTCGCAGACGCCAGCGCCGTGGTCGCCATACATGCCGACCGCATGGACTTCATCGATGTATGTGAAAGCGTTGTACTTTTCGGCGAGGTCGCAGATTTCGTTGATCGGCGCAATGTCGCCATCCATCGAGTAGACGGATTCGAATGCGATGATCTTCGGCGTGTCGTTGTCATATTCCTGAAGCAGGGTTTCGAGATGCTCCAGATCGTTATGACGCCATACGCGCTTCGGGCCGCCACCGTGGCGAATGCCCTCGATCATCGAATTGTGGTTCTTCTCGTCCGAGAAAATGACCGCGCCCTTCAAGATCTTGACGAGCGTCGACAGCGTCGCGTCATTCGACACGTAGCCCGATGTGAAGAGCAGCGCTGCTTCCTTGCCATGCAGGCTGGCCAATTCACGTTCAAGTTCCACGTGATAATGCGTCGTGCCGGAGATGTTGCGTGTGCCACCCGAACCCGCGCCGACCGTGTCGATCGCTTCATGCATCGCGGCGAGGACAGACGGGTGCTGCCCCATGCCGAGATAGTCGTTCGAACACCAGACGGTGATCGGTTTAGTTCCTTCGGGAGTATGATGGACCGCGCACGGGAAGTCCCCACGGCGTCTTAGAATATCGGCAAAAACACGGTATCGGCCCTCGACGGTCAAGGCTTCGAGAGCTTCGCCAAACTTCCCCTGATAGTCCATATAGCGTTCCTCGTTGGCGGGAATCGGTCGCACGGATGCGCCTTGAGCGGAAGAGCCAACTACCTGGTTCGCTGGCAGGATTTCCGCCCTGCTGGGGCAGATAATTGCGCGAACGCAAACAGAAGTCTACCTCTTAGAAGGCTTACAAACTGACGCACGTCAATTTTTTATGACATTATTGGCTGTCAACGCAACCTGACAGTGGAAATGTCACAGACGGGTCAACTTTAACGGGCATTTACCGGGGGTTGCGAGGCCGTGCGGGCTCTCATCATCTCTACGAAGCGCCTGAAAAGGTAGTGGCTATCTTGCGGACCGGGCGACGCCTCGGGGTGGTATTGCACGGAGAATACAGGGCGGCCGCGCAGGCGGATGCCGCAATTGCTGCCGTCGAACAAGGAGACGTGTGTCTCCTCGACATCGGACGGCAGGCTCGCGCGGTCGACCGCGAAACCGTGGTTCATGGAAGTGATCTCAACCTTGCCGGTTGTGTAGTCCATGACGGGATGATTCGAGCCGTGATGGCCATGCGGCATCTTGATCGTGCGACCGCCGAGCGCGAGACCGAGAAGCTGATGGCCGAGGCAGATGCCGAAGAGTGGCACCCCCGCCCCGACTACCTCGCGGATGACCGGAAGGGCATACTCGCCCGTGGCGGCGGGATCGCCGGGGCCGTTCGACAGGAAGACGCCGTCTGGGTTGCGGTCGAGAATTTCCTGCGCCGTCGCATAGGCGGGCACCACGGTGACGCGGCAACCGGCCGAGGCAAGGCAGCGCAGGATGTTGCGCTTGATGCCGTAATCAACGGCTACGACGTGAAACTGCGGGTTTTCCTGCTGGGCGAATCCCTCGTCCCAAACCCAGCCCTGCTCGCTCCAGGGGTAGCTCTGCGTGGTGGTCACGGCGCGGGCGAGTTCCGCGCCTTCCATGGAGGGGCAGGCGCTCGCCTTCGCTTTCAGCGCATCGAAATCGAACAGGCCGTTGGGATGATGGGCGATGACGGCATTCGGCATCCCCGCCTCGCGGATCAGAATGGTGAGCGCGCGTGTATCGACGCCGGAAATGCCGACGATGCCGCGCGCACGCAGCCAATGGTCCAATCCCTGGCGCGCGCGATAGTTCGACGGCGTGGTGATGCCGGCCTGGAGGACGCAGCCGCGCACGCCGGATGACGCCGCGAGGTTTGTCGTCTCGATATCGTCGGGATTGGTGCCGACATTGCCGATATGCGGGAAGGTAAATGTGATGATCTGGCCCGCATAGGACGGATCGGTGAGGATTTCCTGATAGCCGGAGATGGCAGTGTTGAAGCAGACTTCGCCTTCCGCCTGCCCCTCAGCCCCGACGCCGTATCCTTGAATGACCGTTCCGTTCGCCAGAACGATGGCGGCTGTGTAGGGGCGTTCCGCCCATGCAGCGCTGCTGGCGGGGTCGATAAGAGACATGGCGTGTTCCTGCTTGTTCCGCGCGTGGTTTAATGCGGCGCGCGCCGCCTTACAACCGCGAAATTCTCGAAGTATGCCTGACGCGCGGTCTTATCGCGTCGGAACTGGGACTTCGCCGCGATAATCGTAGAATCCGCGCTGGGTTTTGCGCCCGAGCCACCCGGCTTCGACATATTTGACGAGCAGCGGGCACGGCCGATATTTGGTATCCGCCAACCCCTCGTACAACACCTGCATCACCGACAGGCATGTGTCGAGGCCGATGAAATCGGCGAGCTGAAGCGGTCCCATCGGGTGGCGCGCGCCGAGCCGCATGGCGAGATCGATGGCCTCGACGGAGCCGACGCCTTCGTAAAGCGTGTAAACCGCCTCGTTCACCATCGGCAGAAGGATGCGGTTCACGATGAAGGCGGGAAAGTCTTCCGCGACCGTGACCGTCTTGTTGAGCGTTTCAACGAAGTGCCGCGCCGTGTGGAAGGTGGACTCGTCGGTCGCGATGCCGCGGATCATTTCCACGAGTTCCATCACCGGCACCGGGTTCATGAAGTGAAGCCCGATGAACTGCTCCGGCCGGTCGGTCACGGCGGCGAGGCGTGTGATGGAAATGGACGATGTATTGCTGCCGATGAGCGTGTGCGGCTTCAACTGCGGACAGAGCGCGATGAGAATCTTGCGCTTGACGTCTTCGTCTTCGGTGGCGGCCTCGATCACGAGGTCCGCGTCGTTGAAGGCGTCGACGGCGGGTGCGTAACGGATGCGGGCAAGGGCGCTGTCGCGGTCCTCTTCCGTAATTTTCCCGCGATGCACCTGACGGCTCAAATTGCCGTTCATGGTGGCGAGCGCGGTTTCCACGCGCTCCCTGCTGATGTCGTGCAGCAGCACGTTGTAGCCGGCCAGAGCGACGACATGGGCGATACCGTTGCCCATCTGCCCCGCGCCGATAATACCTACCGTCTTGATGGCGACAGGTTCGCGCCCTTTTGCGTGGTTCACGAACGGATTTCCACGAAGGGCAGTCGTTGCAGTTTGGGACATCGTCAGCTCTGGTTTTGGCGTTATTTACGGCTATCGAGAGCCGCTTCGATTTCGGGCAGGATCTGGAAGAGATCGCCTACAAGGCCGTAATCCGCAACCTGAAAGATAGGCGCTTCTTCGTCCTTGTTAATGGCGACGATCACTTTGGAATCCTTCATGCCAGCCAAATGCTGGATGGCTCCCGAAATACCGACGGCGATATAAAGCTCCGGGGCGACGACCTTGCCGGTCTGTCCGACCTGAAAGTCACCCGGGATGAAACCTGCGTCCACGGCCGCGCGGCTTGCGCCAACGGCGGCGCCCAGCTTGTCCGCGATCCGCTCGATAAGCTTGAAATTGTCGGCGGACCCGAGACCGCGACCGCCTGAAACCACCACCTTCGCGGCGGTGAGATCCGGGCGCGCGGACTGCGAGATGTCCTCGCCCACGAATTTCGCGAGTTCGCTCTGCGCAGGTGCGTCGATCTTTTCGATGGCGGCGGAGCCGCCCTCTGGCGCGGCGGCGAACGCAGTCGTGCGGATCGTCAGCACCTTTTTCGGCACGGTGACTTCCACGGTCTGGATCGCGTTGCCCGCATAGATCGGGCGCTCGAACTGCGTCGGCGACAGGATCGCCGTCGCTTCCGAAATCTGCGGCACGTCGAGAAGCGCGGCGACACGCGGCGCGAAATTCTTGCCGGTGGTGGAAGCCACGACGACGAGCGCGTCGTGATTCGCCATCAGCGGCACGATGAGCGCCGCAAGATCCTCGGCGAGATGCGCGGCGAGATGCGAAGCGTCGGCGACGAGCACCTTGTCCACGCCTTCGAGCGCTGCGGCCTTCTGCGCGACGGCATCGACGTCAGCGCCCGCAACAAGCACATGGACCGGTGCGCCGAGCGCCTTCGCGGCGGTGAGCGCCTTCGCGGTCGCGCCATTCAGCGCCTTGTTATTATGTTCAGCGACGAGAAGAACGGCCATTATTGCAACACTCCCGCTTCGGTGCGCAGCTTGTCCACGAGTTCGGCAGCCGTCTTGAGTTTTACGCCAGCCTTGCGCGTGGGCGGCTCAGCCGTCTTGAGCACTTTTACTTTTGGCTCGATGTCGATGCCGAGCGAGGCGGCGTCGATTTCTTCGAGCGGCTTCTTCTTCGCCTTCATGATGTTGGGTAGAGACGCGTAGCGCGGCTGATTGATGCGAAGGTCGACCGTGACGATGGCAGGAAGGCGCAGCGCCAGCGTTTGCAGACCGCCGTCAACTTCGCGGACAACTTCGACCGTTTCACCCTGCGGCGAGACCTTGAACGCAAACGTCGCCTGCGGCCGGTTCAAAAGCGCGGCGAGCATCTGCCCGGTCTGGTTGGAGTCGTCGTCGATGGCCTGCTTGCCGAGGATCACGAGGCCCGGCTTTTCCTTTTCGACGGCGGCTTTCAGAATTTTTGCAACCGCGAGCGGCTCAATCGGAAGGTCAGTCTTGTAGAGGATTGCGCGATCAGCGCCCATGGCGAGCGCAGTGCGAAGCGTTTCCTGCGCCTTGGCGGGGCCGATCGAGACAGCGATCACTTCGTCGGCGTGTCCAGCCTCCTTCAAACGAATCGCTTCCTCGACCGCGATTTCGTCGAAGGGATTCATGGACATCTTTACGTTGATAGTGTCGACGCCGCTCCCATCCGGCTTCACGCGGATCTTGACGTTGTAGTCAACCACCCGCTTGACGGGGACAATTATCTTCATAATGGAACCATGCCCTGATTTTTCTTGTCCGCCAATTATGCTGCGCCGCAGCGCGGGGTCAACATCGGTTGCATCCTACTTACGTCGTTGCGAGTAACCACGCAAAGGTATTTCGCACTTGCGAAAGAGTCAATGGACCCTCCCTTAAACATTTATTATCTCGCCGTTAAACGGAGCCATCATACGCCCGTCGCCGAATCGAACAGAGGCACGCCGCGCCGCTTCATGACGACGATAAGAAGCGCGCCTGTGAAAAACCCCCCGATATGCGCCCACCATGCCGTTCCGTGATTGGTTAGATAGAGCGCGCAGATGATCTGGTAGGCGATCCACACGCCGATGACGGCGCCGGCGGAAAAGCGCAGCGGTAGGAAAGGGATAATGGGGTTCTGGAAAAGAACCCACACCCTGATATTCGGATGCAGCATCAGGTAGGCGCCGATGACGCCCGCGATTGCGCCGCTCGCCCCGATCAGCGGGACGTCCGGCGATGTCGTCACGATGCTGTGCACCACCCCCGCCGCGACCCCGCAAACGACGTAGAACAGGAAGAAGCGCACGTGCCCCAGCGCGTCCTCGACGTTATCGCCGAAGACGAAGAGAAAGATCATGTTGCCGAGAAGATGCAGGATGCTGCCGTGGAGAAACATGTAGGTCACAAGCCGGAATTGGTCCGGCATGTGGTCGACGAAGGCGCGCATCGTTTCAACATCGCGCGGCTTCAGCGCAAGCGCATCGACGAAGCTTGCGGGAGATGAAAGCACGAGGTGCGTTTCAAAGATGAAATAGATGAGGCAATTTATTGTAATAAGGCCGATGGTGACATACTGAAATTTAACCCTTTTTAGCTGGTTCATATCCCAGAGCGGCACAAACATCGACAGGCCCAATCAATATCGAAACGGAAGTACGATCAGGAAGCGGCATGTGGCTTCCACAGAAAATCGTTCGCGCCTTTGCCGTTCACGAAGCGGCTCGCCACGAAAAGGTGATCCGAAAGGCGGTTCAGATAGGCAAGGATATCGTCGCTCACCGGCTCTCCCTGAACGTCCTTCAATTCAACAATGCGGCGCTCGGCGCGACGGCAGATGCTGCGGGCCAGATGAAGCGCGGCCGCGCCTTCGGTTCCGCCCGGCAGAATGAACGCGTTGAGCGGCGGCAACTCCGCCGACAGCGCGGCGATTTCCCGTTCGAGGCGGGCGACCTGCTCCGCCTTCAGCCGTTGTGGTGCTGAGGCGTCGGCGGCTTCGAGGTCTGCGCCGATGTCGAAGAGGTCGTTCTGGATGCGTTCGAGCATTTCGGTGACGGCTGTCTGATCCGCCGGCAGCTTGAGACGTGCGACTCCGATGGCCGCGTTCGTCTCATCGACGGCGCCGTAAGCTTCGATTCGAATATGCGATTTCGAGAGGCGCACGCCGTTCGCGAGAGTGGTTTTCCCGCCGTCGCCTGCTTTCGTGGAGATGCTCGTCATGCCATCACCTCTGCCGCTGGAGCAAGGCTTCAGGGATAGCACACTTAGAACTTGTAGCCTAGACGGACACCCGCATTTGTAAGGCCGCGATTGGTGTCGCAAAGGCCCGCGTTCGACATGTGATCGATGGTGGCCATGATCTTCCAGTCGGCCGACAGCGGCAATGCCGAGCGACGCCGATTCACGGAAGTTTACATCGCAGCCGTAAGAAGCTTCAGTTTTCGAGCTGAGCGGGCCGTCATGCGCCGCGCCGCCAAAGGACGTTTCGAAAAACACGCGATCCGTCAGCTTCACGTCCCAGGTCGCGCCCCAATAAAACTGATTGGTTTTATCGAAAGCAACTGTGCCGCCAATGTGAAGGCGGGGCGTCATAAAGACATTCAGGATGCTGTTCTCGTAGGCTCCCGGGATGCGGCCGCTCAGAACCTCAAGATTGATGGCGGGGCCGCCCTCGCCGGGCGCGTCGTCGATGGCTTGCTTGAAGGCGCCGACGCGTACTTCATCAATGGCCCAGAACGGATGGTTGGCTTCCGTGAATGCCTCAAGGGCGGCAGCCGGTGCCGACAAACCCGCGCACATCGCAGCCGAAGCCACGAGCATGCGACCGATGCTGAATATGTGCCCGCCCATTTTTTTTCCCCGTGGTCCTTGTTCTTTTTTTGATCCTGTAGAACCCTCCTGTCAAACCGGGCGCGAGCCTCAAAATCCGGTTTGCCGATTGCTGTGAGAAATTTGACACGAGAACACGCAAGACACGCGGAAAAGCTTTGACAGAGCGTTACGTCCTGCAACTGAGAGGTATAGAGACATCGCGCGAACACCTTTCGCGTGCGCTTATCTGTCGAGACGGCTGTTGGTGAAAACGCCTTCAGCTGCATGTCCAATAGGCTCCCGCCGCCTGCGCCACCACGACTTGTTCAGTGCGCACTCGATGTTCTGGTGGCCGTTCAGGAGACGCGAATCTGGGTGTCTCTCGACACGGGCACAGATGACATCAAGAAAAAAGCGGCGGTCGACGAGAGGCATCTGATTGGACCAATTTCGATAGCGCGAATCAGTGAGAAAATGGCCGCTCGGTAGTCTTGTCACTGCCTTAGGCTGCACTTTTTCAGGCTCCTCCTCCAGATAGATCGCGCCGGAGCGAAACTTGTCGGGAAGTCCGAATTCGGCAAGCATCATAAGCTGCCTCAGAGCGGAAGGATGGTGAGGGGCAACTTCAGCAACGAAAGGATCTACAGCGCCAAAATAGGAGAGATATTTTTTGTAGGGACACCCTTCGCCCAGATGCCTGCGCGAACGCAGTGAGAAGATCTTGATATCGTTCGCGATCATGTCCGCCGTGCAGCTTTCGATGCAGCCGCGAACATCCGCGCCGGGGAGCGGGGTGATGTCGTTTTCGAGGATTAGCACATAGGGCTTCGTGGCACGCTCGGCGATTGCGCGGAAGCCGCCGTAGATGCCGCCATTCTCCGCCGATCCCGCAAAGTCGACGCCCGCTTCAGCAGCGATCGCGCGATCAGTTTCGGACAGTTCATTGAACCAGACGAAAAACTCGCCGACGGAATCGATGAGTCCGCTTTCGCGATGGCGGGCCAGCGTGTTCCGAATAGTCTGCGGCGCGCGAAAGCTCAGCACACCAACCGAAACGAGCGATGCCAGAGACGCGCGCGCCTCGTCTAGGGCGGCGCCTTCAGGCGCGCGCAATTCGTCGATGAGATTCATTGAACCAGCCGGTCAAGTTTAAGCCCGGCTAGGTTTACGCGAGAAGCTGCACCGAAAAAAGGCGGTTTTCGTCGACGAAAACCTGCGAGACTTCCCATCCGCCGTCACGCGCCAGCCGTTCAAACACCTCGGGTGTGTATTTGTGCGAATTTTCCGTGTGGATCGTTTCGCCGGCGGCAAAGCAGAAGGTTCGCCCCGCAACGCCCGCGCTCTGTGCGGCCAGCGAGCGCAGATGCATTTCGATCCGCTGATACCGCTCATTGTAAATTGCCGCATGCTCGAAGGCGTCGAGGTCGAACGTGCCTTGGAGATCGCGATTGATGCGCGCCAGCAGATTGAGGTTGAAAGCGGCCGTCACGCCATCCGCGTCATTATAGGCGGGCAGCAGGATGTCGAGCGGCTTTTGCAGATCCACGCCGAGGAGAAAAACTGCGCCGGGGCCGAGCAGACGCCGCGCGGACAGCAGGAACTCGACCGCCGCGAGTTGCGAGAAGTTTCCGATTGTCGAGCCGGGAAAGAAGCCGACGAGCCGCGAGTCGCCGAGCGGGAGCCGCATGCGCTCCAGATCGTGGAAGCCGCCGAGAACCGGATAGACATCCACATCGGGAAAGCTTTGCGCGATGCGGCGCGCGGCGGGATAGAGCGCGGCAGCCGAAATGTCGATGGGGACATAGGCTGCGGGCCGGTCCAGCGCAGCGAGCAGCAACTCCGTCTTGCGGCTGGACCCCGAACCGAACTCCACAACGACCGCGCGGCTGGGCAACGCCGCACCGATCTCGCTTGCTTGCGACTTCAACAGCCCGATTTCCGTCCGCGTCGGATAGTATTCCGGCAGTTCCGTGATGTGCTCGAACAGGTCGGAGCCGCGCGCGTCGTAAAGGAAGCGGCTCGGCAGCGATTTTTTTGGAAGCGACAGCCCATGAAGCACGGCGTCGAGAAAATCGCCGTCGGGCGCTGCGTGGTGCTCATTCGCGAGAAAAGGTTCCAGCATCATGCGTCGCTCGCAAGCCTGAGGCCGGTCATCTGCCAGCGTTGGTGCGGATAGAAGAAGTTCCGGTAGCTCGGGCGCATGTGCCCATCCGGCGTCAGCGCCGCGCCGCCGCGCAGCACCATCTGATTGCACATGAACTTGCCGTTGTATTCGCCGAGCGGCCCTTCGAGCGACTTGAAGCCGGGATAAGGAAGGTACGTGCTTGCGGTCCATTCCCACACGCCGCCGAACATGGGGGAAACACCGTCTTCGGCGGGCGACGGCAGGAGTCGTGCAAAGTCGAATGGCGCGGGCTGCGGTTCGCCGAGCGAGGCAATTTCCCATTCGAACTCGGTTGGGAGCCTCCCGCCTGCCCAGCGCGCGAACGCCTCCGCCTCGTAATAGCTGACATGCGTCACGGGGCGCGCGGCCTCGACCGGGCGAAGGCCGTAAAGCGTCATCTGATGCCAGACATCGCCGACGCGTTCCCAGTAGAGCGGCGCGCGCCAGCCTTCGCCTTCCACGGCGCCCCAGCCGTCAGCGAGCCAGAGCGACGGCGTTTGATAGCCGCCCGCCTCCATGAAGGCGAGCCATTCGCCGTTCGTCACCGCGCGGCTGAAGATGCGGAAATCGCGCAGCAAGACCTCGTGCGCGGGGCTTTCATTGTCGTAGGCGAAGCCCCCGCCGCGATGGCCAACCTCGTGGATGCCGCCCTTCACAGCGCGCCACTCGCCCGCGCCGCCTTCAAGCGCCGCCGGTTCGGGCGCTTCGGTGCGATAGGCGGGCCGGAGCGGGTTCGCCGCGAACAGCGCGAGAATGTCGGTCAGCATCAATTCCTGATGCTGCTGCTCGTGGTTGATGCCGACCTCGATGAGCGAGCGCGCGCCCTCTTGAAACGGCGCCTCGAAAAGCCGCCGCAGGTTTTCATCCACATGCGCGCGATAGGCGATGACCTCGTCGGCGCGCGGCCGTGTCAGCAACCCGCGCTTGGGCCGGGGATGGCGCTCGCCGAGGCTGTTGTAATAGGAGTTGAAGCAATAGGCGAAACGGTCGTCGAAGATGCGATACGCCGGCAGAAACGGCTTCAGCAGCAACTCTTCGAAGAACCACGTCGTATGCGCGAGATGCCATTTCGTCGGGCTGGCATCATCCATCGCCTGAACCGTCTGATCCTCGGGCGAAAGGGGGCGGGCGATGTCGAGTGAAAGCCTGCGGGTTGCAAACAACCTTTCCGAGAGCTTAAGTTGTTGCCGGTCGCTGGCGGCGGTCAACGGAGGATAGTCGTCGAGTGGCATGACTGTGCGCCTTCCTTGGTTTCCTTGGAGGGTCGTTCTCCGTCGACCGGAGACCTGAGCAACAATTCATCTCCGAAGTGGGTCCATCGTGGCATCAGATCGCGGCGCGGCCGCCACTCCGATCCTCGTTTCGCCATCCCTCTCGCGACCAGCGCCGAGGCCGTTGCGCGGGGCGATGCGGCTGCTGGAAGCGCTTGGCCATGGCGCGCTCACCG of Rhodomicrobium vannielii ATCC 17100 contains these proteins:
- a CDS encoding YciI family protein, with protein sequence MMTTIYVAVLAYVRPVEEIDAQMQAHVAWLRKGYEDGVFLASGRRIPRTGGVILARGDSLEAIESRLSEDPFQRLGLAKVEIIPFQASMTAEALKGIV
- the ybaK gene encoding Cys-tRNA(Pro) deacylase, translating into MSKSTRATKMLEKAGIVFTVHTYEYDPNADRIGMQAAEALDEMPARVLKTLMALVDDKPVLVIVPSDHEVSMKKLAAAFGGKSAHMMKPADAERISGYKVGGISPFGQMRKLSAAIEEQAMMQDLIFINGGQRGLQVRLAPHDAAKVLNAVVAPLVA
- the hemA gene encoding 5-aminolevulinate synthase; protein product: MDYQGKFGEALEALTVEGRYRVFADILRRRGDFPCAVHHTPEGTKPITVWCSNDYLGMGQHPSVLAAMHEAIDTVGAGSGGTRNISGTTHYHVELERELASLHGKEAALLFTSGYVSNDATLSTLVKILKGAVIFSDEKNHNSMIEGIRHGGGPKRVWRHNDLEHLETLLQEYDNDTPKIIAFESVYSMDGDIAPINEICDLAEKYNAFTYIDEVHAVGMYGDHGAGVCERDNAMHRVDIIEATLAKGFGLMGGYIASTSKVIDAIRSYAPGFIFSTSLAPVICAGAIASVRHLKQSNVEREKHQLNAALLKERLALENLPVMHTPSHIVPVLVGDPVQCKQLTDQLLDRFGIYVQPINYPTVSRGTERIRLTPGPLHNEAQMEHLVKSLRTLWNEMGLRNGYDWCQLWRGRIAVAGQFELGVAAGG
- the carA gene encoding glutamine-hydrolyzing carbamoyl-phosphate synthase small subunit, with translation MSLIDPASSAAWAERPYTAAIVLANGTVIQGYGVGAEGQAEGEVCFNTAISGYQEILTDPSYAGQIITFTFPHIGNVGTNPDDIETTNLAASSGVRGCVLQAGITTPSNYRARQGLDHWLRARGIVGISGVDTRALTILIREAGMPNAVIAHHPNGLFDFDALKAKASACPSMEGAELARAVTTTQSYPWSEQGWVWDEGFAQQENPQFHVVAVDYGIKRNILRCLASAGCRVTVVPAYATAQEILDRNPDGVFLSNGPGDPAATGEYALPVIREVVGAGVPLFGICLGHQLLGLALGGRTIKMPHGHHGSNHPVMDYTTGKVEITSMNHGFAVDRASLPSDVEETHVSLFDGSNCGIRLRGRPVFSVQYHPEASPGPQDSHYLFRRFVEMMRARTASQPPVNAR
- a CDS encoding 3-hydroxybutyryl-CoA dehydrogenase — encoded protein: MSQTATTALRGNPFVNHAKGREPVAIKTVGIIGAGQMGNGIAHVVALAGYNVLLHDISRERVETALATMNGNLSRQVHRGKITEEDRDSALARIRYAPAVDAFNDADLVIEAATEDEDVKRKILIALCPQLKPHTLIGSNTSSISITRLAAVTDRPEQFIGLHFMNPVPVMELVEMIRGIATDESTFHTARHFVETLNKTVTVAEDFPAFIVNRILLPMVNEAVYTLYEGVGSVEAIDLAMRLGARHPMGPLQLADFIGLDTCLSVMQVLYEGLADTKYRPCPLLVKYVEAGWLGRKTQRGFYDYRGEVPVPTR
- a CDS encoding electron transfer flavoprotein subunit alpha/FixB family protein is translated as MAVLLVAEHNNKALNGATAKALTAAKALGAPVHVLVAGADVDAVAQKAAALEGVDKVLVADASHLAAHLAEDLAALIVPLMANHDALVVVASTTGKNFAPRVAALLDVPQISEATAILSPTQFERPIYAGNAIQTVEVTVPKKVLTIRTTAFAAAPEGGSAAIEKIDAPAQSELAKFVGEDISQSARPDLTAAKVVVSGGRGLGSADNFKLIERIADKLGAAVGASRAAVDAGFIPGDFQVGQTGKVVAPELYIAVGISGAIQHLAGMKDSKVIVAINKDEEAPIFQVADYGLVGDLFQILPEIEAALDSRK